One part of the Eucalyptus grandis isolate ANBG69807.140 chromosome 10, ASM1654582v1, whole genome shotgun sequence genome encodes these proteins:
- the LOC108955840 gene encoding uncharacterized protein LOC108955840 — MGSIAGEDTDWNIVATSWTVSAGRLADSVAVESPLSPIDDDTAGSAPKTPLLLRPPSPDRSPCEITISLGDMRCAKSMSVRSTARVYRDQVSDGDVPLAANPASRGDSVDEFAEERSKSEINSNAGEVDWVEVKAPSTSFETNRDVAASLKSSVKMVIHGCYACTAGKTYVGPEGAWSAYEIVYGSRFGNRMQL, encoded by the exons ATGGGTTCGATCGCCGGAGAAGACACCGATTGGAACATCGTCGCCACAAGCTGGACCGTCTCAGCCGGCCGTCTCGCCGACTCGGTGGCCGTCGAATCGCCTCTTTCTCCGATCGATGATGACACGGCCGGGTCAGCTCCTAAAACGCCTCTCCTTCTGCGCCCTCCCTCGCCCGATCGCAGCCCCTGCGAAATCACTA TTTCGCTCGGAGACATGAGGTGCGCCAAGTCTATGTCCGTCCGAAGCACCGCTCGAGTTTATAGGGACCAAGTTTCTGACGGGGATGTTCCTCTGGCGGCTAATCCTGCTTCTCGTGGGGACTCTGTGGATGAGTTTGCCGAAGAAAGATCCAAAAGTGAGATCAATTCGAATGCTGGTGAAGTCGACTGGGTTGAAGTGAAGGCGCCCAGCACTTCATTTGAAACTAACAGAGATGTCGCTGCGTCTTTGAAGTCCTCTGTCAAGATG GTGATTCACGGTTGTTACGCTTGTACGGCAGGCAAGACATATGTAGGACCTGAAGGTGCTTGGAGTGCTTATGAGATTGTATATGGATCCAGATTTGGAAATAGGATGCAGCTTTaa